A stretch of Monomorium pharaonis isolate MP-MQ-018 chromosome 7, ASM1337386v2, whole genome shotgun sequence DNA encodes these proteins:
- the LOC105837164 gene encoding uncharacterized protein LOC105837164 isoform X2: MVALFVLINRRDIMNLLLLGYLSFCVAINPAESSDWEEEFTREILDLYNCTRCDEVEQDTSCLCFEYTDKCIVCCSGVPCCSCADCGLCWQKGNHRELIIMTQIIISVLFVFGIIGLFVVYFKICYRTRQHTRRHRRCVVLHEERDLTTQCSIVEDLRDRPPSYNEVVRSAPPLYTSSYNRTSMQEAPPSYPGTPKPQEKTQDSNVLPSSPSVAQHM; this comes from the exons ATGGTCGCTTTATTTGTGCTTATAAATAGACGTGACATCATGAACTTGCTCTTATTGGGATATTTGAGCTTTTGTGTTGCGATAAATCCAGCCGAGAGTTCAG ATTGGGAAGAGGAATTTACCAGAGAAATTCTGGATCTTTATAATTGTACGCGATGTGATGAAGTGGAGCAAGACACATCATGCCTCTGCTTTGAATATACtg ACAAATGTATAGTGTGCTGTTCTGGTGTTCCATGCTGTAGTTGCGCGGATTGCGGTTTGTGTTG GCAAAAAGGCAATCACCGagaattgataataatgacaCAGATCATTATTTCCGTACTATTCGTATTTGGTATTATTGGCTTGTTTGTAGTTTACTTCAAGATATGCTACAG AACGAGGCAGCATACACGAAGGCATAGAAGATGCGTCGTGTTGCATGAGGAGCGTGATCTGACGACGCAATGCAGCATCGTTGAGGACCTACGGGACAGACCACCTTCGTACAACGAGGTCGTTCGTAGTGCTCCTCCTCTCTACACATCTTCCTACAACCGG ACGTCCATGCAGGAAGCCCCGCCGTCGTATCCGGGAACGCCAAAACCGCAGGAAAAGACCCAGGACTCCAATGTACTTCCTTCCTCACCTTCTGTCGCTCAGCacatgtaa
- the LOC105837164 gene encoding uncharacterized protein LOC105837164 isoform X1 yields MVALFVLINRRDIMNLLLLGYLSFCVAINPAESSDWEEEFTREILDLYNCTRCDEVEQDTSCLCFEYTDKCIVCCSGVPCCSCADCGLCWQKGNHRELIIMTQIIISVLFVFGIIGLFVVYFKICYRTRQHTRRHRRCVVLHEERDLTTQCSIVEDLRDRPPSYNEVVRSAPPLYTSSYNRTSMQEAPPSYPGTPKPQEKTQDSNVLPSSPSVAQHITNREIKAIVMQ; encoded by the exons ATGGTCGCTTTATTTGTGCTTATAAATAGACGTGACATCATGAACTTGCTCTTATTGGGATATTTGAGCTTTTGTGTTGCGATAAATCCAGCCGAGAGTTCAG ATTGGGAAGAGGAATTTACCAGAGAAATTCTGGATCTTTATAATTGTACGCGATGTGATGAAGTGGAGCAAGACACATCATGCCTCTGCTTTGAATATACtg ACAAATGTATAGTGTGCTGTTCTGGTGTTCCATGCTGTAGTTGCGCGGATTGCGGTTTGTGTTG GCAAAAAGGCAATCACCGagaattgataataatgacaCAGATCATTATTTCCGTACTATTCGTATTTGGTATTATTGGCTTGTTTGTAGTTTACTTCAAGATATGCTACAG AACGAGGCAGCATACACGAAGGCATAGAAGATGCGTCGTGTTGCATGAGGAGCGTGATCTGACGACGCAATGCAGCATCGTTGAGGACCTACGGGACAGACCACCTTCGTACAACGAGGTCGTTCGTAGTGCTCCTCCTCTCTACACATCTTCCTACAACCGG ACGTCCATGCAGGAAGCCCCGCCGTCGTATCCGGGAACGCCAAAACCGCAGGAAAAGACCCAGGACTCCAATGTACTTCCTTCCTCACCTTCTGTCGCTCAGCacat caCTAACCGAGAGATCAAAGCGATCGTAATGCAATGA
- the LOC105837163 gene encoding protein roadkill isoform X1 — MAVSRVPSPPPPEVNTPVAENWCYTQVKVVKFSYMWTINNFSFCREEMGEVLKSSTFSAGANDKLKWCLRVNPKGLDEESKDYLSLYLLLVSCNKSEVRAKFKFSILNAKREETKAMESQRAYRFVQGKDWGFKKFIRRDFLLDEANGLLPDDKLTIFCEVSVVADSVNISGQSNTIQFKVPECRLPDDLGLLFENQKFSDVTLTVCGREFQAHKAILAARSPVFSAMFEHEMEERKKNHVDITDVDHEVLREMLRFIYTGKAANLEKMADDLLAAADKYALERLKVMCEEALCTSLAIENAAEILILADLHSADQLKAQAIDFINTHATDVMDTVGFKSMVSSHPHLIAEAFRALATQQIPPIGPPRKRVKQS, encoded by the exons GTGAAGGTGGTTAAGTTCAGCTACATGTGGACGATAAATAACTTCAGCTTTTGTCGCGAGGAGATGGGAGAGGTGCTCAAGTCGTCCACGTTCTCCGCCGGAGCCAACGACAAGTTGAAATG GTGCCTGAGAGTGAATCCTAAGGGCCTGGATGAAGAGAGCAAAGACTACCTGTCGCTGTATCTCCTTCTCGTTTCGTGCAACAAATCCGAAGTCAGAGCAAAGTTCAAATTTTCTATTCTTAATGCCAAAAGAGAAGAAACCAAAGCAATGG AGAGCCAGCGTGCTTACAGGTTCGTCCAGGGTAAAGATTGGGGCTTCAAGAAGTTTATCAGGAGAGACTTCCTTCTGGACGAGGCTAACGGATTGCTGCCGGACGACAAACTCACGATATTCTGCGAG GTCAGCGTGGTGGCGGACAGCGTAAACATCTCCGGGCAAAGTAATACGATACAATTTAAAGTACCGGAGTGCCGGCTGCCCGATGATCTCGGGCTGCTGTTCGAGAACCAAAAATTTAGCGATGTAACGCTCACCGTCTGCGGTAGGGAGTTCCAGGCGCACAAAGCGATTCTCGCAG CACGCAGTCCTGTCTTCTCGGCAATGTTCGAACACGAAatggaggagagaaagaaaaatcatgTAGATATCACCGACGTGGATCATGAAGTTCTGCGAGAAATGTTACGATTTATTTATACCGGTAAAGCGGCGAATCTGGAGAAGATGGCGGACGATTTGTTAGCCGCGGCGGACAAGTACGCGTTGGAGAGGCTGAAGGTAATGTGCGAAGAAGCACTTTGCACAAGCTTAGCCATTGAGAACGCGGCCGAAATTCTCATACTTGCCGATCTCCATAGCGCCGATCAGCTGAAGGCACAGGCGATAGACTTCATTAATAC ACATGCGACAGACGTGATGGATACCGTTGGTTTTAAGTCCATGGTGAGTTCCCATCCGCACCTGATAGCGGAAGCTTTTCGGGCTCTGGCGACTCAACAGATCCCACCGATCGGACCGCCCAGGAAACGAGTGAAACAAAGCTGA